One genomic segment of Ricinus communis isolate WT05 ecotype wild-type chromosome 5, ASM1957865v1, whole genome shotgun sequence includes these proteins:
- the LOC125370101 gene encoding uncharacterized protein LOC125370101 — protein sequence MAVAESLIELKRKDSFKPKVKKYEGSDKGGGDRGKSSTKDGKASYKDKGKWKKEDRRSSSPRKLACFICDGPQRVYDCPKRGKLGALVITEEERQEEERRLASLRLLNAIQAKVEQKPHRRMYVETNIGGRSIQAMVDTGADTVYMAKEVADSIKLPYKKEKGFIKGVNAKRLPIIGVARGTNIRIGQWQALKRGKKEGANLPSNP from the exons ATGGCGGTTGCCGAGTCCTTGATAGAGTTGAAGAGGAAGGACTCGTTTAAACCAAAGGTAAAGAAATACGAAGGTAGTGACAAAGGTGGTGGAGATAGGGGAAAATCTTCCACCAAGGATGGTAAGGCTTCATATAAAGACAAGGGCAAATGGAAGAAGGAAGACAGGCGTAGTTCTTCCCCGAGAAAGCTTGCCTGCTTCATATGCGACGGACCTCAGCGGGTATATGATTGTCCAAAGCGAGGAAAGCTTGGGGCGCTAGTGATTACCGAAGAGGAAAGGCAAGAAGAAGAGCGAAGACTTGCTTCCCTTCGACTCCTTAATGCTATCCAAGCCAAAGTGGAGCAAAAGCCTCATAGGCGAATGTACGTGGAGACCAATATCGGAGGCAGGAGTATTCAAGCCATGGTGGACACTGGAGCTGACACGGTATACATGGCGAAAGAGGTGGCTGACTCTATTAAGCTGCCTtacaagaaggaaaagggCTTCATTAAAGGGGTGAACGCAAAGAGATTACCTATCATTGGCGTTGCGAGAGGAACTAACATCCGAATAGGCCAATGGCAAG CTCTCAAAAGGGGTAAAAAGGAAGGAGCCAACCTTCCTAGCAACCCTTAA
- the LOC8258910 gene encoding LOW QUALITY PROTEIN: protein TIFY 6B (The sequence of the model RefSeq protein was modified relative to this genomic sequence to represent the inferred CDS: inserted 1 base in 1 codon) encodes MERDFLGLNCQDSLAVVKEEVNSDGYKEIGFSKVSGIQWPFLNKVSSLPHLMPFKAAQEDKTKRIVSDSIVPSGFLSIATVDALDPSQKQVAEIQRSFNLERQGGNHFTLASYPLQHDVHSVHHPDVKVFPVPNYTSSISTSHSFFKNHYATTGPSMVATTTKPQFLGGIPVTAPQTILPNISSVNRKFDSCVKTSGSPAQLTIFYGGTVNVYDDISPEKAQAIMFLAGNGSSIPSNMSQPKIQVQAPNSKAVATVVSPVNQPVITPPCSRLSSPLSVSSHTGAQSGSGSTSTEEIVAVKPSGVPTTPVSKPDTPKLASAMGSAPAAIMMPSAVPQARKASLARFLEKRKERMMSAAPYNLCKNSLESSXPESNGLKYSRIGDGSLSASMESTKTNGANLEGSHCNLSSKLKM; translated from the exons ATGGAGAGAGATTTTCTGGGGTTGAATTGTCAAGATTCATTGGCCGTTGTTAAGGAAGAGGTTAACTCTGATGGGTATAAAGAGATag GTTTTAGTAAAGTTTCAGGGATACAGTGGCCCTTCCTCAACAAGGTCTCTTCCCTTCCTCATTTGATGCCTTTCAAGGCTGCTCAAGAAGATAAGACCAAGAGGATTGTATCTGATTCTATAGTGCCCTCTGGATTCTTGTCCATCGCAACTGTAGATGCTTTGGACCCTAGCCAAAAACAGGTGGCTGAAATTCAG AGATCATTTAATCTTGAAAGGCAAGGTGGCAATCATTTTACATTAGCTTCTTATCCTTTACAACATGATGTGCATTCCGTGCATCATCCTGATGTGAAGGTGTTTCCAGTCCCTAATTATACGAGTTCAATTTCCACGAGCCACTCTTTCTTCAAGAATCATTATGCAACCACTGGTCCGAGTATGGTCGCCACTACTACAAAGCCACAGTTCCTTGGAGGAATTCCCGTGACAGCTCCACAAACAATTCTTCCTAATATTAGTTCTGTCAATCGAAAATTTGATTCATG TGTGAAAACCTCTGGATCTCCTGCTCAACTGACCATCTTTTATGGTGGGACAGTTAATGTGTATGATGATATATCGCCTGAGAAG GCTCAAGCTATCATGTTCTTGGCTGGAAATGGATCTTCAATTCCTTCTAACATGTCACAGCCAAAAATTCAAGTCCAGGCACCAAACTCAAAGGCAGTAGCAACTGTTGTTAGTCCGGTCAACCAACCTGTAATAACACCACCTTGCTCCCGTCTCTCAAGCCCTTTGTCTGTTTCCTCACATACTGGTGCTCAGTCAGGGAGCGGCTCTACTAGTACTGAAGAAATTGTGGCAGTTAAACCTTCTGGAGTTCCAACCACTCCTGTTAGCAAACCGGACACACCAAAACTTGCAAGTGCCATGGGATCTGCACCTGCAGCAATTATGATGCCATCTG CAGTGCCTCAGGCGCGAAAGGCGTCCTTGGCTCGGTTTTTGGAGAAGCGCAAGGAGAG GATGATGAGTGCAGCACCATACAACCTCTGCAAGAATTCTCTTGAATCTT ATCCAGAATCCAATGGATTAAAGTACTCCCGAATAGGAGATGGTTCGCTCTCGGCAAGTATGGAGAGCACCAAAACAAACGGTGCCAACTTAGAAGGGAGTCATTGCAATTTAAGTAGTAAACTAAAGATGTAA